A single Methanomicrobia archaeon DNA region contains:
- a CDS encoding Glu/Leu/Phe/Val dehydrogenase — MTEQNPFVMAQKQLDECAAILMLDKDVHEFLRHPMRELHVSIPVRMDDGTTRVFQGFRVQYNNALGPTKGGIRFHPAETIDTVRALAAWMTWKCSLLGLPLGGGKGGVVCDSKSLSEHELERLSRAYINQIWQFIGPDKDVPAPDVYTTSQVMAWMMDEYSKLAGRNIFGCITGKPVCIGGSCGREDATARGGMYTIREAAKELGLNLKHATVAIQGYGNAGCNAAFLCKELFDANVVAVSDSKGGAYNKNGLNLEQVCSYKAATRSVVETPDTAAITNAELLELEVDILITAALENVITEQNAGNIKAKILAELANGPTTPEADKILYEKGVHVIPDFLCNAGGVTVSYFEMVQNISMYCWPIEEVYERLEKKMTAAYRSVLDASRGYGINMRQAAYVVAVDRVVEAMHLRGWV; from the coding sequence ATGACCGAACAGAATCCGTTTGTGATGGCGCAGAAACAGCTGGACGAATGCGCGGCGATACTCATGCTGGACAAGGATGTGCACGAGTTCTTACGACATCCTATGCGGGAGCTGCATGTATCCATTCCGGTACGGATGGATGACGGGACGACGCGGGTCTTTCAGGGGTTCAGGGTTCAGTATAACAATGCGCTGGGGCCGACGAAAGGCGGTATTCGATTCCATCCTGCAGAGACGATCGATACCGTGCGTGCGCTCGCGGCCTGGATGACCTGGAAGTGCTCGCTGCTCGGATTACCACTGGGCGGCGGCAAAGGTGGCGTTGTCTGCGATTCGAAGTCGCTCTCTGAGCATGAGCTGGAGCGGTTGAGCCGGGCGTATATCAATCAGATCTGGCAGTTCATCGGGCCCGATAAGGATGTTCCTGCCCCTGATGTGTATACGACCTCGCAGGTGATGGCCTGGATGATGGATGAGTATTCAAAGCTCGCGGGCCGCAACATCTTTGGCTGTATCACCGGTAAGCCGGTCTGCATCGGCGGCTCCTGTGGCCGCGAGGATGCGACCGCGCGTGGCGGGATGTACACGATCCGGGAGGCGGCAAAGGAGCTCGGACTTAACCTGAAGCATGCAACAGTTGCCATCCAGGGCTACGGCAACGCGGGCTGTAACGCGGCATTTCTCTGTAAAGAGCTCTTCGACGCGAACGTCGTCGCGGTAAGCGACTCAAAGGGTGGCGCTTATAATAAGAACGGGCTGAACCTGGAGCAGGTCTGCAGCTACAAAGCAGCTACCAGGTCGGTCGTCGAGACACCGGATACGGCGGCCATCACGAACGCGGAGCTGCTCGAACTCGAGGTGGATATCCTCATCACCGCCGCGCTGGAGAACGTGATCACGGAGCAGAACGCGGGCAATATCAAGGCGAAGATCCTCGCAGAGCTCGCCAACGGGCCTACCACGCCCGAGGCCGATAAGATACTCTACGAGAAGGGCGTGCACGTGATCCCGGATTTCCTCTGTAACGCCGGCGGTGTCACGGTCTCGTATTTCGAGATGGTGCAGAACATCAGCATGTACTGCTGGCCCATTGAAGAGGTTTACGAGCGCCTGGAAAAGAAGATGACGGCCGCATACCGTTCTGTGCTCGATGCCTCACGGGGCTATGGTATCAACATGCGACAGGCCGCATACGTCGTCGCGGTTGATCGTGTGGTGGAAGCGATGCATTTACGTGGCTGGGTTTGA
- a CDS encoding ArsA family ATPase, producing MRVIFYTGKGGAGKSVISSATALALSQRGYETLIISSDPAHTLSDALETDVHYRPTAIMEKLWAVQIDPIREARESYGAIQEYVVSLFKSKGVDEVLAYEIAALPNMTEFVSLLKLVEYVESKQYDVIVLDTVPSGDALKNIYLPTLLGSTATKVIKLVAPFVGLAKVAEPIVGIPTPGKEVISQDIKLLRILQRLQKIISDRTVTSLRLIANPEAFSIQNLKRTYLLANLYDINVDLAVMNKIIPEGVHDAYFRDWKEAQERYIADSELAFHPLPLKKLRLFQSEVKGLKLLTEVGQELFDGEDPAQVYYQGHAITVKEIEGGLEVVVPLPSTGNYREVTEVERVGEDLSVVIATDIGEARNFIPLPAIAHLMKLDKAKLLNDALHIYFTDERWKKEKK from the coding sequence ATGCGCGTAATCTTTTATACCGGCAAGGGCGGCGCGGGGAAATCGGTCATCTCCAGTGCCACGGCGCTGGCGCTCTCCCAGCGAGGCTATGAGACCCTGATCATCTCGTCAGATCCAGCACATACGCTCTCGGACGCGCTCGAGACTGATGTGCACTACCGGCCGACGGCGATCATGGAGAAGCTCTGGGCGGTGCAGATCGATCCGATACGGGAGGCGCGGGAGTCCTACGGGGCGATCCAGGAGTACGTCGTCTCGCTCTTCAAGTCAAAAGGGGTCGATGAGGTGCTGGCCTACGAGATCGCCGCGCTGCCGAATATGACCGAGTTCGTCTCGCTCTTGAAGCTGGTCGAGTACGTGGAATCGAAGCAGTACGACGTGATCGTGCTCGATACCGTGCCCTCGGGCGACGCGCTGAAGAACATTTATCTGCCCACGCTGCTCGGCTCTACAGCCACGAAGGTGATCAAGCTCGTGGCACCGTTCGTGGGCCTGGCGAAGGTGGCTGAGCCGATCGTGGGGATCCCCACACCGGGCAAGGAGGTCATCAGTCAGGATATCAAGCTCCTGCGGATACTTCAGAGGCTGCAGAAGATCATCTCTGATCGTACGGTCACCAGCTTACGCTTGATCGCGAATCCCGAGGCATTCAGCATACAGAACCTGAAACGGACGTATCTGCTCGCCAACCTCTACGACATTAACGTCGATCTCGCGGTGATGAACAAGATCATTCCCGAAGGCGTGCACGATGCGTACTTCAGGGACTGGAAAGAGGCGCAGGAACGGTATATAGCGGATTCAGAACTGGCATTCCATCCACTGCCCTTGAAGAAGCTCCGGCTCTTCCAATCTGAGGTAAAGGGCTTGAAGCTCCTCACTGAGGTGGGCCAGGAATTATTCGATGGTGAAGATCCCGCACAGGTCTATTACCAGGGGCATGCGATCACCGTCAAGGAGATCGAAGGCGGCCTGGAAGTGGTCGTGCCGCTCCCGTCCACGGGCAATTACCGTGAAGTGACCGAGGTGGAGCGAGTGGGTGAGGATCTTTCGGTCGTTATCGCAACTGACATAGGCGAAGCGCGTAATTTCATTCCGCTTCCCGCGATTGCGCACCTCATGAAGCTTGATAAGGCGAAGCTCTTAAATGACGCGCTCCATATATACTTCACTGATGAACGATGGAAAAAGGAGAAAAAATGA
- a CDS encoding ArsA family ATPase: MRVLFYTGKGGVGKSVISAATALKLAQRGYRTLFISTEPAYALSTQFETDVQSVPTQIAAQLWALQIDPLREIQANYQRIHDYVLALFRVEELDEQLVYAFASLPLTSELIALLKLVEFGDAHAYDAVVLDTLPSGESLRNVYLPALLGSNAATLIKLTAPFAAVAKVAEPIIGIPTPDRQVLDEDIKLLETLRNVKRIIHDREHTSLRVIATPDTASIQSMKRTFLLAQLYGINVDLAIMNGVMPDELLQSCSAVWSAEQERNQAELAAAIRPVPLKRLELVPPPIRGLASLSSIGEALFGSEDPAQIYYTGEPVKVRTTEAGLELLVPLPSASNCAARCEVERVGEDLSVVMATELGEVRNFVALPARARAMRLVKAKLVEDGLRISFINP, from the coding sequence AGAGTGCTCTTCTACACCGGCAAGGGCGGCGTGGGTAAGTCGGTTATCTCAGCGGCAACGGCACTGAAACTGGCGCAACGCGGCTATCGTACACTGTTCATCTCGACCGAGCCTGCTTATGCCCTTTCCACACAGTTCGAGACCGACGTTCAGTCTGTGCCCACGCAGATCGCCGCGCAGCTCTGGGCACTGCAGATCGATCCGCTCCGTGAGATCCAGGCGAACTATCAGCGCATCCACGATTATGTGCTCGCACTCTTCAGGGTCGAAGAGCTGGATGAGCAGCTCGTTTATGCCTTCGCCTCATTACCGCTGACCAGCGAGCTCATCGCGCTCCTGAAACTTGTTGAGTTCGGTGACGCGCACGCCTACGATGCGGTTGTCCTTGATACGCTCCCGTCGGGTGAATCCTTGAGGAACGTCTATCTGCCGGCGCTGCTCGGCTCGAATGCCGCAACGCTCATCAAATTGACCGCTCCGTTTGCGGCGGTCGCGAAGGTGGCCGAGCCGATCATTGGTATCCCTACTCCCGACCGGCAGGTGCTCGACGAAGATATCAAACTACTCGAGACGCTCAGGAACGTGAAGCGCATCATACACGATCGCGAACACACCAGCTTACGGGTGATCGCAACGCCCGATACCGCCAGTATCCAGAGCATGAAGCGGACGTTTCTCCTCGCACAACTCTACGGGATCAACGTTGATCTCGCGATCATGAACGGGGTCATGCCGGACGAACTGCTCCAGTCGTGTTCGGCCGTCTGGAGCGCGGAGCAGGAGCGTAATCAGGCGGAGCTGGCGGCCGCGATTCGACCCGTGCCGCTCAAGAGACTCGAGCTCGTCCCGCCACCGATCCGCGGCCTGGCCAGTCTTTCAAGCATCGGTGAGGCGCTCTTCGGCTCAGAAGACCCTGCACAGATCTATTACACCGGGGAGCCCGTGAAGGTTCGAACGACCGAGGCGGGCCTCGAGCTTCTGGTGCCGCTGCCGTCCGCGAGCAACTGCGCGGCCCGCTGTGAGGTCGAGCGCGTGGGCGAGGATCTCTCGGTGGTGATGGCGACCGAGCTGGGCGAGGTACGGAACTTCGTCGCGTTACCCGCACGCGCACGTGCAATGCGGCTCGTAAAGGCCAAACTTGTCGAGGACGGACTCCGAATATCCTTTATTAACCCGTAA